gctgaggtgccgccctgggagagtggcagtggcgccacagaagatgaacctgttgtcctctctcagggtgacagcattccagctcccacccctgccacttctccagtgcccttgctgttgcccgtcagccagccaggtcagactgctgcagcccaggctgagatggtgcagtctgaagcaggCCCCTCGCAGTCTTTCACCACCTATGCTCCAACCACTGGCGATACACCtcttaggagcactaggaaaagtAAAGGCAGACGaataacaggcactaagggaatgcataagggtgaatagtatcagtttgtttgaataatTTTATGTGTAAATCTATAGGTGtgattatgaatttgtatttggtgtggtttgcatttctgcaatgagctgaggaagcaatgtgtaatcagaagaaggatgatttgatggtcatgtgagagaggaaaggtaaggagcgtgggactgttggtgaatggggaagtgtcgttgaggttattggtgtcgctcattaatcatctggtcatgcagagccctggcagacagggcctgttgtcttgttgcctccctgtcttttcctcctctctctcttctgacagcttgtcctgctctgcatgctcccagtcatgttcaattcccagaggaagccctggcAAGCCACTCATGTCTGGAAGCAGCTTTGGTCAGCCCACTACTTTAAAtgtcactaacagtactgcaagaccgcCAGAccactctatagaatattgcaactttctccaagtataggaagcttccaaaaacacatacaattgcaccagcagccagaataactaatcctgTAACTCCTgcctgatccctttaaatagcattggtggggagtcctccatgctatttaagtcctgttcaactgtacgaggttaagacagtgcgttagcTGGAGCGTGGGAGTTCCAAAATGCCGCCGGCGACTTCAAATCAGTGTTGTACACTGATTTACATCGTAATCTCCcttctctacatgctgccggcatttggTAGGATcaactttaccaagatggtgtcctgcacaCTTCGCAACGGAAGTGTGTGCACATCTTGGAtgccattttcagggcttaggagTCCACGTAGCATCTACAAAACGggtactacacggcccaattttgcCTCCAACTAATTACTATGAAGTACTCGTTCAAGCAATATCCTGTAACATTCAGTCCTGAAGTTACTTTTCCAGCCCCTGCATGTTTGTTCAGCTCCCTGTTAGGCTCTGCATTGCCTCTAAACTAGCCGTCTGGTCATTTCATATGAAATTGAAAATAGCTacagaaaatgtttaaaaattacTTCATTTAATGAAAACTTATTCTTGATTGGCAGTTTCAAAAAGATTGttactttttaatcttttttttttgtcataGTGATACTACCAATATTGGATCTTTTATTATAGCTGCTGACACCAGTTATGAACTCAGTTCTCTACCTTGCGATGTATTATGCTGTAGTGAGAGAACTAATGTTTCCATGGAAATTTGCAGTTACTGAAAGAATTTACACCAGGTGCGTGCAACTTAcaagtgctggaaacacacaggtcagtcagcatctgtggaaagacaaCAAGTTAATCTTTCAGGTGCAGACCCttcaaaatgttaacttgtctgttctcttcacagatgctgactgacctgtgtgcttccagcattttctgcttttgtttgattccagcatctgcagtattttgctttttattgcaACTAACGAGTGGTGTATTTGAAACCAGCCCAACCATGCAACTTCTGGCTCCATCTAGAGGCCAATTAGGCTAACTTGCCTTGAAGTCTAAAGAAAAAGCAATTTCACAAATGAGGGCAAAATAtcttaaaaattaaattacaaaATATTCAATTCATTCCAAGTCAGTTAATATTAATCAGACCTGCAGAGGTTTTAAATTAGAAATTAGATAGGGAAAACTATTTTTCTTTTATTGtaatagcatttttaaaaaaatcaagcaTGCAGGCTATGGAAAACATTAAAGAACTGTCCTCCCTTTTTTCCCCCCAAGGACCATGAGCATCATATGATGTTCCTTTATTTTAAGTCAATAATTGCAATAATTAAAATTAACAATACTAGTTTTATCCACATAATTTAGAATAGATTCAAACCATTAGTTTAAATTGgtcaaatttattttttaaaatattgtggTATCTTTAACAATTGAAGTAGTTAGCTCTTACAGTGTTCCCACAagtgaggagaaaaaaaaactgttcacTTATACAATCATTCCTTGTAATCCACAGAATATACAGGGAATAGTTCCATTTAACATGTTCCTATTGTTGTACTTCTAGTGACATTGCAACGGAAAAGAATGCCACCTATACCAATTCTCACAACATACACCACTCGGGAATATTAAACTTAATATTTCATAACCTGATCAGTTTTCTAGTAaagtttaaattaaaattaaactcaATTTTGTACAGTGTACAATTCACAATTTTAAAGATTAAGTGTAAAATACTAAACAGTCCACAAAGTGGACAATTATTGATTATGCACAATAAAACCATACAAGTGGATACTTTGaataacagattttttttttctctctcggttTTGATATGAAGACCATTTTAGCTGTTAGAATAATGGGAAGTCTGGTTGGGAGCAGGGAAAAGAGTAATGAGGCATTGTGCCAAATGACAACTAGACAATCAAAGTCAGACTAGAACTCTAACCAAATGCACATTCCAACGTTTTGAACTCTGAAGAGTCTGTAGTAAACTCTATGGGAGGCTATTAAAAGATCTGAACATTTATTGGTGACCAACACCCGAAACAGAAAAAAATAGCTCATTTTAATGAAGTCAGCACACTTTCACTTTTAATAGTGAATTATCTTTCAAACCTGCAGACCCTTATTTGTTGTAAATATCAGGATTATCTTCAGTACTTCATTAACAATAAAACAAAAAATCCATTAGCCAAAGAACACAAACTGTATGGCCATTCTTGAACTATACTGCATCAGTCATTCCCCACCACTGTCATTCTGCTCCTTTGACAACACCAACTAATGCTGGCCGAAGGGTGCGTCCATGAAGCTTGTACCCTATCTTGGTCACCAGCGCCACAGAGCCTGGCTCCTTCCCTTCCACGGGCGTGTGGAAAAGAGCTTCATGCTCATAGGGATCAAACTTGGCTCCAATGGGATTCAGTTTGACAAGGCCATGCTTGGAAAACACTTTCTGAAGTTGCACGTCTGTCATGATGAGACCCTCGTAGAGACTCTTCAAGTGGGGGTTCCGTTCCGTGATCTCCTCTTTGGGCACGCTCTCCGTTGCTTTCTCAAGGACATCTGCCACCTCCAACAGGTCCTTGCAGAAACCCTGAATACCTTAAAGGGAAAAATGACAGTCAAAACTCTGATGGGATCCTAGTGTAAATAAAATGTACAAAAGAAAATAGAGAGGAAATGTTAAAAACACAATGTTAAAAGCAATGGTAACATTTTAGCTTCACTCAAGGTGTTGGTAACTATACCACCAGAGTTTCACTAGGTTATTTCTTCTCCTCTGTGGCTTTGTCATTTTACCTGATAATTAATTgtacttttttttgctttttaaaaaaaatcttgattcTCTGCCACGTTTCATAATTGTTCAGTACATCTCAAACAGCACAGTACAATTACTTCTAtatccacaccgcctgaggaaggggaaagcccccgaaagcttgtgggattaaaaataaaatcgttggactataacttggtgttgtaaaattgtttacaattctataAATTGAACCAACTTGTAGACAGACTAATGTCAATCTACTTTTAAGCAGCAGCATGACACTGTCACTTGGGAAAATTAGAATGTCAAACTCTCCGAATTGAAATTTTTTATTGACAGAAACAAGTCTATTTTGCAATGGTTAGCTGATGCAATTATATGCTTATATTATGCTTAAATGTCAAAAATGAAAAAATTCACCCCCAAACCAGGAAACAAAACATATACACAAAAGGGATAAAGATGTTGAGACTTCTGCTTCAAGTTTAATAGTTATTACCAAGTGTCAAATTGCTTGGCTGCAGGGaaaaaatgctttaaaaacaagtaactttaaaattacttttatgcaaaattaaaacacgGTGGCATTATTGGTGAGGCAAATATAAATTTTCAGTAAGCTGAAGTTTAGTATACTCCGGTCTTACTGTATGCCTTCCTTTCCCAccccccaattttctctctctctcctgaaggcCTGACTATTGCTTGGGTACAGTTTCATGGTACAGTAAACAAATTTGACCCAGATTAAAGTAATCTATGGTCATGAACCTAGACTCGATTTCTGACTCAGTTTTTGATGTAGTCCTTATTAAATGTAGAACACTAAAAGCAGCTTACTGTCAAACTTAATACATTGGAGTCTGAGACACATCACTTGGAACTCTTGGCCTCCAATAACTAGAATGATCACAACTAAAAGGCAAATACAGTGCAATATTTTCCACTAATTGTTTTGTCCAGGACAATCCCAAGCAGTGTTATGCTTAATGACCACGCTCAGGAATGCTCCAAGACTGCATCATAGAGCAATGGGACATGGGGTGCACGGCAATTTCACACACAGCAAGTCTCGATTTCAAATGCAACAACTGGGTAATTACCAAATGGAGTTCaggcttcccccccctccccacaggaaGGAAGAAAACCAAAGTACACAACCAACTATAGAGCTGTTTCACTTTTCACTACAGATGCTGAAATAGCCCCAAATCCTAAAATCATCAGCACTACACAGGGCAGAAAGGAATAACGCTGAATAGCACCATATCGACATCTCGGCCAGCAAACCATGAATGGAGGTCCAGAGATGCTGAAGTATTTTTACTGCGAGCCACAGATAGAGAAGGGGCATAATATGCTTACCACCTACGAATACcatatcattctccttttacccAGTTAGAACAGGCTAGCATTGCTTACTCTTCTGATCTTAGTCAGAAGAAGTTTCAACTCCACATGATCTCCCAGATAACTTATACTTTCCATGCCAGCTTTTGAACGAGATCTATGCAGACTCATGGTTACCCTTATCCATTGTGTGCATGTCTGTAATTGTGCAGGACACCAATGaaacctgaatttttttttttttttaaacagaccaAAGCAAAAATACTGCAAGCAGTTATTAGCGTTTGAAGAACAAACtacatggaaagaaaaaaaactcaCAGGCAAGTAGTTAGAATTAGAACAAACCAAAAGGGGGTTAAAAAAGGTGAGGTAGTGTTGGAAGGAAGGATAACATTATTAGTATTAAAACAGACCAAAGATGGGAAAGAAAGGGACAGTTAATACAAGAACAGACCAAATAATACAAAAAAAGTAGTTAGTACTAGGAGAACCTGAACAAAGCAAAGTAAGGGAAGTGGAATACTCTAAATGAAAAAAGACAAGTGGTTATTATTAGAACAAACCAcaggggaggaaaaaaagagatTTAAAAAAGACACAGTACAAGGTCAGAGCACACCATGCAAAAAAGAAATCAGAAGAGACCAAACAAAGCAAAACAGGGATTAGCATTAGAACAGACCAAATGGAGAAAAAACACAAGCCAAGTGATTATTAAGAGTTGGTACAAGCCAGATAAACTGACACAAGGTTGAATTTCATAGGATGACATATCTGGAACAGTCAAATGTAACGATTCCTGGGTCTTAAACGCTACAAAGGCACGATTGCATCGCAGACAAAACACATAAGTCTATATTTATGCTCTACCCATAGCAGAACAGCTGTGTGGAAACAGGAGGCACTGAACAGGTTGCATCTGAATCTAAATCCAAACTAGATGGAGATGGCTAAAATTTACCGTCCGACAGATTAATTCAAAGATCCCCTAAATAGAAGCTTATTTACATAAACAAGACAGAATGGTCTTCATCCTTCAAACTTGGTAACCTGTCTCAGGCCATGTAATCAAAGATGTTACAGCTCCATCTGCAACTTATCTTTAATAAAGCAGCCTGTTAACTATTTAATTTCAACCAGGGCTTGAAAACACATCGTTCTGATGAGTTGCACATTTAAACTCAACCAAGGACATCCAACCCCAATAGGAAATACACACAAGAAGCTCTAACAATGAACGGGTTGGTTAATCCTGCCCATTGGTGCATTAACAGCACCAGAGAGCTGCCTACTCGAGGTAAGCAAAAATTCTTGAAAAGCTGCAAAGAACTAGGAAACCACAATACAATGGCTTCTGATAAAGTAATGATAAACTCATTCTGTATGGTACCAGGACGACAGTATAGGAAGTAGGGCTTTCAAATCAATCTACCCATTCTCAACTTTCCAATGTAGCACAATCCATTTCAAAACACCATCCCCTGCTGATGGCCTGGTGACTTCCTTCCAGACCTCTGCTAATACAACACTGAAATTAATGACTAAAGATACAAGAGCATCCTGTGATAACAAGTCTCCAGTTTTTTGCTCCCTTCCTGTCCCCCGACCAACAGCACAGGTGATACAACTGCGCCATCCCAAATTTTTATGACATCTCAGTCTGCAGGTGAAATAACTGTGTAGTCAACAGTAATGAAAAGTGTTAGTCATCTCAGCAACACTGCTGGATTGTGTGCAAATCCAATATTACTGGTATCCGATGTTGGGGTACTCTTACCATATAACTTAGCTTCTTCAACCAGTTTTTGGCTTCTTTGACGTAGGTTTTCAGTATCTGCTAGTGCTCGTTTATACTTGTCCTACAAAATATAAAGTGTCCACATGGCATTTTTCACTTCAAATAGTGGTATCGCAGTTCTATTCTTTATTTAAGTATTAGAGCTATTTCATATATCAACGTGATTAATTCCCATTATGTTTAATCTATAAATTTACCTTCTATACAACTCCCAGCTGGTTAAGACAATGATTACCTGATCCACAAAGGTTACATTCCAacatggaattttttgaggagataacaaggatcgatgagggtagtgtgtttgatgtagtctacatggattttagcaaggcttttgacaaggtcccacatggcagactggtcaaaaaagtaaaagccatgggatccaagggaaaatggctagttggatccaaaatttgcaCCATggaaggaagcaaagggtaatggtcgacaggtgtttttacgactggaaggctgtttccagtggggtcccacaaggctcagtattggatcccttgctttttgtggtatatattaatgatttcgacttgaatgtgggaggcttgaacaagaagtttgcagatgatacaaaaattggctgtgtggttgttagtgaagaggaaagctgtagactgcaggacgatatcaatggactggtcagatgggcagaaaagtggcaaatggaattcagtccggagaagtgcgaggtaatgcatttggggagggcaaacaaggcaagaatacacaataaatgggaggatacagagaggtgtaaaggaacaaagggaccttggagtgcatgtccacagttccctgaagatagcaggacagctagataaggtggttaaaaagacatacaggatactttgctttattagccgaggcacagaatataagagcagggaggttacgctagAGCTGTaaaagacattggttaggccacagcttgagtactgcatacagttctggtcaccacattacaggaaaggtgtgattgtactagagaggtacagaggagatttacgaggatgttgccagggctggagaattatagctatgagaaaagattggataggctgggttgttttctttggaacaaaggaggctgaggggagatttaattgaggtatataaaattatgaggggcctagatagagtggatagggaggacctatttcccttagcagtggggtcagtgaccagggggcatagatttaaagtaattggtagaaggattagaggggagttgaggagaaagtttttcacccagagggtggtaggggtctggaactcactgcctgaaagggtggtagaggcagaaactctcaactcatttaaaaagtacttgcaaAGAGTTACCCCATATAAAAATTTTACACATGCATGCACTTCTtgtctgtcacacttcagatattttttttttattcgttcatgggatgtgggcgtcgctggcaaggccggcatttattgcccatccctaattgccctcgagaaggtggtggtgagccgccttcttgaaccgctgcagtccgtgtggtgagggttctcccacagtgctgttaggaagggagttccaggattttgacccagcgacaatgaaggaacagcgatatatttccaagtcgggatggtgtgtgacttggaggggaacgtgcaggtggtgttgttcccatgcgcctgctgcccttgtccttctaggtggtagaggtcgcgggtttgggaggtgctgtcgaagaagccttggcgagttgctgcagtgcatcctgtggatggtgcacactgcagccacagtgcgccggtggtgaagggagtgaatgtttagggtggtggatggggtgccaatcaagcgggctgctttatcttggatggtgtcgagcttcttgagtgttgttggagctgcactcatccaggcaagtggagagtattccttcacactcctgacttgtgccttgtagatggtggaaaggctttggggagtcaggaggtgagtcactcgccgcagaatacccagcctctgacctgctctcgtagccacagtatttatatggctggtccagttaagtttctggtcaatggtgacccccaggatgttgatggtgggggattcggcgatggtaatgccgttgaatgtcaaggggaggtggttagactctctcttgttggagatggtcattgcctggcacttatctggcgcgaatgttacttgccacttatcagcccaagcctggatgttgtccaggtcttgctgcatgcaggctcggactgcttcattatctgaggggttgcgaatggaactgaacactgtgcagtcatcagcgaacatccccatttctgaccttatgatggagggaaggtcattgatgaagcagctgaagatggttgggccaaggacactgccctgaagaactcctgcagcaatgccctggggctgagatgattggcctccaacaaccactaccatcttcctttgtgctcggtatgactccagccactggagagttttccccctgattcccattgacttcaattttactagggctccttggtgccacactcggtcaaatgctgccttgatgtcaagggcagtcactctcacctcacctctggaattaagctcttttgtccatgtttggaccaaggctgtaatgaggtctggagcagagtggtcctggcggaaaccaaactgagcatcggtgagcaggttattggtgagtaagtgccgcttgatagcactgtcgacgacaccttccatcactttgctgatgattgagagtagactgatggggcggtaattggccggattggatttgtcctgctttttgtggacaggacatacctgggcaattttccacattgtcgggtggatgccagtgttgtagctgtactggaacagcttggctagaggcgcagctagttctggagcacaagtcttcagcactacagctgggatgttgtcggggcccatagcctttgctgtatccagtgcactcagacgtttcttgatatcacgtggagtgaatcgaattggccgaagactggcttccgtgatggtggggatatcgggaggaggctgagatggattatccactcggcacttctggctgaagatggttgcaaacgcttcagccttgtcttttgcactcacgtgctggactccgccatcattgagaatggggatgtttgcagagcctcctcctcctgatagttgtttcactgtccaccaccattcacgactggatgtggcaggactgcagagctttgatctgatccgttggttgtggaatcgcttagctctgtctatagcatgttgcttccactgtttagcatgcatgtagtcctgtgttgtagcttcactaggttggcacctcatttttcggtacgcctggtgctgctcctggcatgctcttctacactcctcattgaaccagggttgatcccctggcttgttggtaatggtagagtgaggaatatgccgggccatgaggttacagattgtgctggaatacaattctgctgctgctgatggcccacagcgcctcatggatgcccagttttgagctgctagatctgttctgaatctatcccacttagcatggtggtagtgccacacaacacgttggatggtgtcctcagtgcgaagacgggatttcatctccacgaggactgtgcggtggtcactcctaccaatactgtcatggacagatgcatttgcgacaggtagattggtgaggacgaggtcaagtaagtttttccctcgtattaCATGTTATCGGATGCAAATGTTTTTGttacatttcaaaaaagtacaAAGAAACAGCCATTTGTAATCGACATAGAAACACAGAGCATAACATACCAAAATGTCTGAACCTTCTTAATTAAGATAAGCACAAACAAGGCCAGGTTTTGctctccagcctcaacagcaacTAGATTTGAAGGAACTCAAGCCAGTGTTTACTTGACAATTGTACTTTGTAGCCTTGAAGAAAGACAGCACTACAATTCAGCAGAACAATACAATTCCTGGGGAGGCAGAAGCAGGCATGGGTAGAGTGGTAGTACAGCTCACTCCATCAATACACCTCTGGCAGGTCCCAAATTTTGGGATTCAAAGTATTTGCACACAGTTTGATAGTGTTTTTAATCTTACTCATCCACTCGGTATTGATGAAATAAAAATAGTCCGGGCCACTGAACTCGAAAGAGATAGTCTTATTCACCTACTTAAACATAAATGCACTACCATTAAAGCAATAAGGCAATCGCAATGCCTAAGCATAAATATTACTACAATTACTAGCAATAATAAGACAAAGATAGGTATAAAACAATACAACTTTAATAGCTGTGCTAGGAGTAGGTGATCAGTCTTTCTCCTATCAgtgtgagtagaatgggcctatattctctggagtttaggagaatgagaagtgatctcattgaaacatataagattcttaagAGTGCTTGACAGGTTGATGTGGAGAGGCTGTTTTCCTTGGCTAGAACTAGGgaatatagtctcaggataaggggtgggcgatttaggactgagataaggaggatttttttcactcagagggttgtgaatctttgcaattctataccccgaaggctgtggatgctcagtcgttgagtatattcaagactgagagcgatagatttttggactctaagggaatcaagggatatggggatcaagcgggaaagtggagttgaggtcgaagatcgccACGATCTTACTGACTaggggagcaggctcaaggggccgtatggcctactcctgctcctatttcttatattcttagcaCTCACGTCACGGATTGTCTTGAGAATTCTAACAAACTGGGGTCATTGTCTGTTCTTACATTGGGTTTGTACAACATCCCCACCCCCTTTTATCCTATCGTGCTTGTGTGACACTATCATTCTTTCATAGGGATATTGTTTTTAAACTCTTTATCTGGATATGAACTAGGTCTTGAGATATAATCTCATTCC
The DNA window shown above is from Heptranchias perlo isolate sHepPer1 chromosome 1, sHepPer1.hap1, whole genome shotgun sequence and carries:
- the grpel1 gene encoding grpE protein homolog 1, mitochondrial → MATASWGGRALRAGCRLLRTGTGPGPGPGWSGTATRRFLCTATRQKNTGQSYDDDQSQPQNEDRGEPSSTEKTLAEEKTKLEEQLKDLTDKYKRALADTENLRQRSQKLVEEAKLYGIQGFCKDLLEVADVLEKATESVPKEEITERNPHLKSLYEGLIMTDVQLQKVFSKHGLVKLNPIGAKFDPYEHEALFHTPVEGKEPGSVALVTKIGYKLHGRTLRPALVGVVKGAE